Proteins found in one Mycteria americana isolate JAX WOST 10 ecotype Jacksonville Zoo and Gardens chromosome 8, USCA_MyAme_1.0, whole genome shotgun sequence genomic segment:
- the YIPF5 gene encoding protein YIPF5 isoform X1, translating to MSGFDGFNTDFFQTSYSIDDQAQPYDYSGRPYSKQYGGYDYSQQSGFVPPDMMQQQQPYTGQIYQPTQTYTPTSAQSFYGSNFEDEPPLLEELGINFDHIWQKTLTVLHPLKVADGSIMNETDLAGPMVFCLAFGATLLLAGKIQFGYVYGISAIGCLGMFCLLNLMSMTGVSFGCVASVLGYCLLPMILLSTFAIVFSLQGMMGIILTAGVIGWCSFSASKIFISALAMEGQQLLVAYPCALLYGVFALISVF from the exons ATGTCTGGGTTTGACGGCTTCAACACAGACTTCTTCCAGACGAGTTACAGTATTGATGACCAGGCGCAGCCCTATGATTACAGTGGAAGACCGTACAGCAA GCAGTATGGAGGCTATGATTACTCTCAACAAAGTGGATTTGTCCCTCCAGACatgatgcagcagcagcagccttacACAGGGCAGATTTACCAGCCAACACAGACGTACACTCCGACTTCAGCACAGTCTTTTTATGGAAGTAATTTTGAGGACGAGCCTCCTCTATTAGAAG AATTGGGGATCAATTTTGACCACATCTGGCAGAAGACACTAACAGTGCTACACCCATTAAAAGTAGCAGATGGCAGCATCATGAATGAGACTGATTTGGCTGGACCAATGGTCTTCTGTCTAGCTTTTGGAGCCACATTATTACTG GCTGGTAAAATTCAGTTTGGTTACGTGTATGGAATAAGTGCAATCGGATGTTTAGGGATGTTTTGTCTCCTGAACTTAATGAGCATGACGGGTGTCTCGTTTGGCTGCGTTGCCAGCGTCCTTGGATACTGTCTGCTTCCTATGATCCTACTTTCCACTTTTGCAATTGTATTTTCGTTGCA GGGAATGATGGGGATTATTCTCACGGCTGGAGTCATTGGCTGGTGCAGTTTTTCTGCTtccaaaatctttatttctgCCTTAGCAATGGAAGGACAACAACTTCTAGTAGCATACCCCTGTGCTTTATTGTATGGAGTCTTTGCtctcatttctgtgttttga
- the YIPF5 gene encoding protein YIPF5 isoform X2, which produces MMQQQQPYTGQIYQPTQTYTPTSAQSFYGSNFEDEPPLLEELGINFDHIWQKTLTVLHPLKVADGSIMNETDLAGPMVFCLAFGATLLLAGKIQFGYVYGISAIGCLGMFCLLNLMSMTGVSFGCVASVLGYCLLPMILLSTFAIVFSLQGMMGIILTAGVIGWCSFSASKIFISALAMEGQQLLVAYPCALLYGVFALISVF; this is translated from the exons atgatgcagcagcagcagccttacACAGGGCAGATTTACCAGCCAACACAGACGTACACTCCGACTTCAGCACAGTCTTTTTATGGAAGTAATTTTGAGGACGAGCCTCCTCTATTAGAAG AATTGGGGATCAATTTTGACCACATCTGGCAGAAGACACTAACAGTGCTACACCCATTAAAAGTAGCAGATGGCAGCATCATGAATGAGACTGATTTGGCTGGACCAATGGTCTTCTGTCTAGCTTTTGGAGCCACATTATTACTG GCTGGTAAAATTCAGTTTGGTTACGTGTATGGAATAAGTGCAATCGGATGTTTAGGGATGTTTTGTCTCCTGAACTTAATGAGCATGACGGGTGTCTCGTTTGGCTGCGTTGCCAGCGTCCTTGGATACTGTCTGCTTCCTATGATCCTACTTTCCACTTTTGCAATTGTATTTTCGTTGCA GGGAATGATGGGGATTATTCTCACGGCTGGAGTCATTGGCTGGTGCAGTTTTTCTGCTtccaaaatctttatttctgCCTTAGCAATGGAAGGACAACAACTTCTAGTAGCATACCCCTGTGCTTTATTGTATGGAGTCTTTGCtctcatttctgtgttttga